GCCGGATATACCGGGCCGCTACGCCGCAAGAAATGGAAGTTGAATAATGACGTTCGATGCCACTGATTCCGTGACCCTGAAAATCTGGGACAAGGCCGCCCTGCACCACACGCTCGATTCCGCAGTCAGCGATCTCTCGGCCCGCCACAACACCACCACGTGCCGGATTGCCGTCACCTGCAGCGGCCCCAACACGTTCACCCTCAGCCTGCGCGGCGAGGACCGGGTGCTGACCAACGCCTAGGCGGCAACCCCTTCTTAACGGAAGCGGACGACGGCGGAACATCCCGCCGTCGTCCGCTTCCGTTAAGGCCGTCCACGCGCATACTTGACACGTGACGGTAAGCAAGTGGCCGGGGTTCAAAAGGCAACGCGGACCCCGCGAGGTGTGGTCCGAGTGGACAGCCGCAGATGAGTCAGGAGAGGCGGAAAGGGCAGCGATCCTTGCCGCCGAGATGCTGCAGATGGCCCCGGGTTCCTTCGACGCCTGGTTCCATGCCGGACTCCTGTCAAAAGCACTGGGCGAGTGGGGCCAAAGCATGGAACGCAATGCGCGCGCACTCGAGCTCTTTACCCCCGAGGCCGCCGAAGAGTTCGACGGCGTCAATCCGGCCGCGTGGAACCTGGGAATTGCAGCAACAGCGCTGGGTGACTGGGCAACGGCCAGGAGGGCGTGGGAAGCCTACGGCGTCCAAGGCATCGGGGGTGGGTCCGGACCCATCGATTCCGATTTCGGCGTCGTGCCAATCCGGCTTAATCCGGACCAGCCTTCCCTTCCCCATCAGGTGCCTCCGTCAGCCGGGGCCACCGAGGTGGTCTGGTGCTGGCGAAGGAGTCCGGCCCATGCCGTCATAGCGAACGTTCCGCTCCCGGAATCCAGGCACAGGTTCAAGGACGTCGTCCTGCACGATGGCGAGCCGAAGGGGTTCCGCAGGCTCGGCGCACAAGCTGTTCCCGTATTCGACCAACTCCAGCGCCTGGAGGATTCAGGCCTGCCCACGTGGGAGGCCCGGATCACGGGAGCCGCGCCGGACGACATACGGGAGCTGTCCAGCCACTTGGAACAGCGGGGACTGGGCCTGGACGACTGGTCCGGTATCCGGGTGATGTGCTCACAGTGCTCGCACGGCACTCCCGACCACGCCCACCATCACGAACCCGCACCGTCCGACGTGGCACGGCTTGGACTCGCCGGCCACGAAGGTGAGCTGAACCGGATATTGGAGGCCTGGATGGGCTCCAGGCCTGCGGTGGACCTGGATCTGACACTGCTCGGCTGATGGAGCGGGTCCTCCCTCGTTTCGCTTCCGGTAAGTAAGTAAACTGTCTGGCATCCACCGGAAGCGCCACTGAAGCATAGGGACGTGATGAGGCAGCAATCCCAGGCGCAAGCCGAACTCCACGGAGCGGAAACAGGAAAACCGGCCCGCACAACACTGGCCGTCATTCCGGCAGCCCTTGTATCGGCGTCGGGGTTCCTGCTGTTTGCGCGGCAGGACCGGCTCTCCGGGTTCCTCCTCCTGGCTGCGGCACTTGTCCTCGCAGGCTTCATCAGCAGGCGCCTGCTGATTGACCTGGCGCTTATCGGGGTGGGCTTGACAGCCATGAGCCTGGTCCCCATCACCACGGACATCAGCACCGAACATATGGCCGTGATGGGAACGGCGATGATCCTGGCCGTGGGCATGCCGTACGCCGTGTCGCGCTTCATCACCAAGGACCACGCCATCCGTTTCCCCATCAGGACCGGACAACCGTGGACCCGGGCGGAGAAGTGGTACCTGCCGGCCGTCCTGGTGATCGGCTACGCGCTGATGCCGGTCTACATGATCCGCACCGGCGTCTATAACAACTGGCCGGCCGTCAACGACGTGGACGGCATTGCCCGGCTCTTCCTGGGAACCAACGCGCTCGGCATCTGGGATGAGCTGTTCTTCATCTGCACCGCGTTCACCCTGCTCCGCCGGCACCTGCCCGACTGGCAGGCCAACCTGCTGCAGGCCGTACTCTTCACGTCGTTCCTGTGGGAGCTCGGTTTCCATGCCTGGGCGCCCTTCTTCATCTTCCCGTTTGCCCTGCTGCAGGCGCGGCTGTTCACGGTGACCAAGTCCCTCTCCTACATCGTCAGCGTCCACCTGCTGTTCGATTTCGTGCTGTTCCTGGTGCTGATCCACGCCCACAACCGTGAATGGATCAACATTTTCCTTTACTGATCCCCGTCTTCAGGAGGGTTTAGGCTGAAGCGGATCCCTCCCGCGGCTGCAAAAACATTACCGGGGCCGCCACAACCAAGGCAGGAAGCAGATGGTGCAGGAAGCAGTTGAGCGCGGCAGGCCCAAGGCCGCCACGATTTACGACGTCGCTGCGCTGGCCGGGGTGTCGCACCAGACCGTGTCCCGCTACCTGAAGGACAAAAGCGCGCTGAAGCCGAGCACCCTGGAACGGGTGGAAAAGGCGCTCTTGGCACTGAACTACAGCCCCAACCTGGCTGCCCGGTCG
The window above is part of the Pseudarthrobacter sp. NS4 genome. Proteins encoded here:
- a CDS encoding tetratricopeptide repeat protein, which encodes MTVSKWPGFKRQRGPREVWSEWTAADESGEAERAAILAAEMLQMAPGSFDAWFHAGLLSKALGEWGQSMERNARALELFTPEAAEEFDGVNPAAWNLGIAATALGDWATARRAWEAYGVQGIGGGSGPIDSDFGVVPIRLNPDQPSLPHQVPPSAGATEVVWCWRRSPAHAVIANVPLPESRHRFKDVVLHDGEPKGFRRLGAQAVPVFDQLQRLEDSGLPTWEARITGAAPDDIRELSSHLEQRGLGLDDWSGIRVMCSQCSHGTPDHAHHHEPAPSDVARLGLAGHEGELNRILEAWMGSRPAVDLDLTLLG
- a CDS encoding CPBP family intramembrane glutamic endopeptidase, encoding MRQQSQAQAELHGAETGKPARTTLAVIPAALVSASGFLLFARQDRLSGFLLLAAALVLAGFISRRLLIDLALIGVGLTAMSLVPITTDISTEHMAVMGTAMILAVGMPYAVSRFITKDHAIRFPIRTGQPWTRAEKWYLPAVLVIGYALMPVYMIRTGVYNNWPAVNDVDGIARLFLGTNALGIWDELFFICTAFTLLRRHLPDWQANLLQAVLFTSFLWELGFHAWAPFFIFPFALLQARLFTVTKSLSYIVSVHLLFDFVLFLVLIHAHNREWINIFLY